TTTACCCGCTGCACTATTTAATCCAGCGAGTAATTTTTCCTTTTTTTTGTCCGTACAGATAGCTGTGACGTACACCTTTAGATTTTTGGAATCGTCCGAGAGTTCCGATCTGTGAACGGAAACCATATGGACCCGAGGGTCCTTGACTTTTCCGGCCAGGATCATCATGGCGACGGTCCGAACCGTCTCCGCTTCGATTTTCCTTTTACGGATCGGATTCACTCTAACTCTACTCCAGTTTCCGTTTTACTACTGTGACAGTATAAGCTTCGATTGTATCGCCCACTTTGAAGTCGTTGTAGTTCTCCAACTGGATACCGCATTCGAAATTGTTCACAACTTCGCCCACTTCGTCTTTGAA
Above is a genomic segment from Leptospira johnsonii containing:
- the rbfA gene encoding 30S ribosome-binding factor RbfA, encoding MNPIRKRKIEAETVRTVAMMILAGKVKDPRVHMVSVHRSELSDDSKNLKVYVTAICTDKKKEKLLAGLNSAAGKFAATLSTKLNLRMTPKMSFVWDEEYIQGLDESLRLTRKPTNPD